From the genome of Thermococcus chitonophagus, one region includes:
- a CDS encoding prephenate dehydrogenase/arogenate dehydrogenase family protein: MRIGVSGYGKMGRTFARILGKKHEVRVYSNYSKRDFSSLRELYEWSDVIILATSMEKIRDQLQELKEIAQENPKGTVLFDIATFKSEIIELYVDFPKSVKVASVHPMFGPGVTSFEGERFIIVPVPGREDDSRMVADLIRKFGGNVSFLPAEKHDYIMGYVIGVPYALGLAYLRLSLKRGLDEFGGTSHEYLITYGKAVLNDSPEFIREVLKNSWKQIVEFLGMVLSVNPGQLKEEVGKEEIEGAYKKFYECLKGRKAL; encoded by the coding sequence ATGCGCATCGGAGTGAGCGGCTACGGAAAGATGGGAAGGACATTTGCAAGGATCCTCGGGAAAAAGCATGAGGTCAGGGTGTATTCTAACTACTCCAAGCGAGACTTCTCAAGTCTCAGGGAGCTCTACGAGTGGAGTGATGTTATAATATTAGCGACATCGATGGAAAAGATAAGGGATCAGCTACAGGAGCTTAAGGAGATCGCCCAAGAAAATCCGAAGGGCACTGTTCTCTTTGACATCGCGACGTTTAAGTCGGAGATAATCGAATTGTATGTTGATTTCCCTAAGAGTGTTAAGGTTGCGAGCGTTCATCCAATGTTTGGCCCAGGTGTTACGTCTTTCGAAGGGGAGAGATTCATAATTGTCCCAGTACCCGGTAGGGAAGATGACTCTAGGATGGTGGCTGATCTCATTAGAAAGTTTGGAGGGAATGTATCTTTCCTTCCGGCCGAAAAACATGATTACATCATGGGCTACGTTATAGGGGTTCCATATGCCCTGGGTCTGGCGTATTTGAGGCTTTCCCTCAAGAGGGGTCTTGACGAGTTTGGGGGGACGTCGCACGAGTACCTAATTACCTATGGGAAGGCGGTGCTCAATGACTCTCCAGAATTCATCAGGGAGGTTCTCAAGAACTCGTGGAAGCAGATAGTGGAGTTCCTGGGAATGGTTCTTAGTGTAAATCCTGGGCAACTTAAAGAGGAAGTCGGGAAGGAAGAAATAGAGGGGGCATATAAGAAGTTTTATGAATGCCTTAAAGGCCGGAAAGCTCTTTAA
- the trpA gene encoding tryptophan synthase subunit alpha yields the protein MFKDQSIIPYITAGDPSAKATLRFLLAVDEYAGAIELGIPFSDPMADGKTIQESHFRALKNGFKLEDAFRIVREFRKHSDTPIVLMTYYNPVFRTGVEEFLGMAKDAGVDGMLIVDLPVTHAQHFLDVAREEGIKTVFLAAPNTPDDRLREIDRATTGFVYLISLYGTTGAREEIPKTAFDLLKRAKKICKNKVAVGFGVSKREHVEELLNAGANGVVVGSALVRLIGEYGEGAEEMLRKKLKELSGL from the coding sequence ATGTTTAAGGATCAGTCAATAATCCCATACATAACGGCAGGAGATCCAAGCGCCAAGGCAACCTTAAGGTTTCTGCTTGCCGTAGATGAATATGCCGGGGCGATAGAGCTCGGCATACCTTTCAGCGACCCAATGGCAGATGGAAAAACGATCCAGGAGTCACACTTCAGGGCCCTGAAGAACGGCTTTAAGCTTGAAGACGCCTTCCGGATCGTTAGAGAATTCAGGAAGCACTCAGACACTCCCATAGTACTCATGACGTACTACAATCCGGTATTTAGGACTGGAGTTGAGGAGTTCCTAGGAATGGCAAAGGATGCCGGTGTTGATGGGATGCTCATAGTTGATTTGCCCGTAACTCACGCCCAGCATTTCCTCGACGTTGCCAGGGAGGAGGGAATAAAGACGGTCTTCCTTGCCGCACCAAACACCCCCGATGATAGGCTCAGGGAGATAGACAGGGCAACTACTGGCTTCGTCTACCTAATATCCCTGTACGGAACAACTGGAGCAAGGGAGGAGATACCTAAAACAGCATTTGACCTGCTAAAGAGGGCAAAGAAGATCTGCAAGAACAAGGTAGCGGTAGGATTTGGAGTCTCCAAGAGGGAGCACGTTGAAGAGCTATTGAACGCTGGGGCAAACGGCGTTGTTGTAGGAAGTGCCCTTGTAAGGCTGATAGGAGAGTACGGAGAGGGAGCAGAAGAGATGTTAAGGAAGAAGCTTAAAGAGCTTTCCGGCCTTTAA
- the trpB gene encoding tryptophan synthase subunit beta: MWFGEFGGQFVPETLIEPLRELEKAYKRLKDDEEFNRQLNYYLRTWAGRPTPLYYAERLTKKIGGAKIYLKREDLVHGGAHKTNNAIGQALLAKFMGKTRLIAETGAGQHGVATAMAGALLGMKVDVYMGAEDVERQKMNVFRMKLLGANVIPVHSGSRTLKDAINEALRDWVATFEYSHYLIGSVVGPYPYPVIVRDFQSVIGREAKQQILEAEGSLPDAIVACVGGGSNAMGIFYPFVNDKVRLIGVEAGGKGLHTGLHSASLNAGQKGVFHGMLSYFLQNEEGQITPTHSIAAGLDYPGVGPEHAYLKESGRAEYVTVTDEEALRAFHELSRTEGIIPALESAHAVAYAMKLAKEMSKDEIIIVNLSGRGDKDLDIVLRVSGDV, encoded by the coding sequence GTGTGGTTCGGTGAATTTGGAGGACAATTTGTTCCAGAAACGCTAATTGAACCTTTAAGAGAGTTAGAAAAGGCTTACAAGAGGCTTAAAGATGATGAGGAATTCAACAGGCAGTTAAACTACTACCTGAGAACATGGGCAGGTAGACCAACTCCACTCTACTACGCCGAGAGGCTTACGAAGAAGATAGGAGGTGCAAAGATCTACCTAAAGAGAGAAGATCTGGTCCATGGAGGGGCCCACAAGACAAACAATGCCATAGGGCAGGCGCTACTTGCAAAGTTCATGGGAAAGACAAGGCTAATAGCGGAGACGGGAGCGGGACAACATGGCGTTGCGACGGCAATGGCGGGCGCATTACTCGGCATGAAGGTTGACGTGTACATGGGGGCGGAAGACGTTGAGAGGCAGAAGATGAACGTGTTCAGAATGAAGCTCCTTGGGGCCAACGTAATTCCCGTCCACAGCGGTTCTAGGACTCTGAAGGATGCGATAAACGAGGCTTTGAGGGATTGGGTTGCAACCTTTGAGTACTCACACTACCTCATAGGTTCCGTCGTTGGCCCCTATCCCTATCCGGTAATAGTCAGGGACTTTCAGTCAGTGATAGGAAGGGAGGCAAAGCAACAGATACTCGAAGCTGAGGGAAGCCTACCAGATGCCATAGTTGCGTGCGTTGGGGGAGGGAGTAACGCGATGGGCATATTCTACCCATTCGTCAACGATAAGGTCAGGCTAATAGGAGTTGAGGCCGGAGGAAAAGGCCTACACACGGGACTCCACTCGGCCTCCCTGAACGCCGGACAAAAGGGGGTCTTCCACGGAATGCTGAGCTACTTCCTGCAGAACGAAGAGGGTCAGATAACACCAACCCACAGTATCGCCGCAGGGCTCGACTATCCTGGGGTTGGGCCGGAGCATGCCTACCTAAAGGAGAGCGGCAGGGCAGAGTACGTCACCGTCACCGATGAGGAAGCATTGAGAGCTTTTCACGAGCTCTCAAGGACAGAGGGAATAATTCCCGCACTTGAATCCGCTCATGCAGTAGCCTATGCAATGAAGCTAGCCAAGGAAATGAGTAAGGATGAGATAATAATCGTGAACCTCTCGGGAAGGGGGGACAAGGATCTAGATATCGTCCTGAGGGTGAGCGGAGATGTTTAA